In the genome of Desulfofarcimen acetoxidans DSM 771, one region contains:
- a CDS encoding ATP-binding protein has product MERLVMQKLLDWKNSKYRKPLILKGVRQVGKTWLLKEFAKRRYGNMAYFNFDENPEYKQFFESTKDVERILQNLMMASGEVIKRDSPEDTLIVFDEIQECPNALNTLKYFCENTPHYHVACAGSLLGIALSKPASFPVGKVDFLEIMPMTFTEFLMANGDGNFAAYMDSVDRIEPIPEAFFNPLYEKLKMYFVTGGMPESVRSWTQDRNVELMQQVLSNILGAYERDFAKHPDPKDFPKISLIWKSIPSQLARENKKFIYKVVKEGARAREYEDALQWLCDANLTYKIYRSTAPGLPISAYDDLSAFKLYMADVGLLRRLSLLAPSAFGEGNRLFVEFKGALSENYVLQALQNQFEVMPRYWTMDNPRYEVDFLIQRENEILPVEVKSESNVESRSLKKYKEKYEDKVKLRVRFSLNNPRLDDDLLNIPLFMADHADRIIGMALERI; this is encoded by the coding sequence ATGGAAAGACTGGTTATGCAAAAGCTGCTGGACTGGAAAAACTCCAAATATCGAAAACCCCTTATTTTAAAAGGGGTACGTCAGGTCGGTAAAACTTGGCTTCTCAAGGAATTCGCAAAACGCCGCTATGGAAACATGGCTTATTTCAACTTTGATGAGAACCCGGAGTATAAACAGTTTTTTGAGAGCACCAAGGATGTGGAGCGTATTCTGCAAAACCTGATGATGGCAAGCGGTGAGGTCATTAAACGAGACAGCCCGGAGGACACGCTCATTGTTTTTGACGAGATACAGGAATGTCCCAACGCTTTGAACACGCTGAAATATTTCTGTGAAAACACGCCCCATTATCATGTGGCTTGTGCAGGATCGTTATTGGGCATTGCTCTTTCCAAACCTGCTTCTTTTCCGGTTGGCAAGGTGGATTTTTTGGAAATCATGCCAATGACCTTTACGGAATTTTTAATGGCCAATGGCGACGGAAACTTCGCCGCTTACATGGACAGCGTAGATAGAATCGAGCCAATTCCGGAGGCTTTTTTCAATCCACTATATGAGAAGCTTAAAATGTATTTTGTAACAGGCGGTATGCCGGAATCTGTTCGCTCCTGGACGCAAGACCGGAATGTAGAGCTGATGCAGCAGGTTCTGTCTAATATTTTGGGCGCCTATGAACGTGATTTTGCCAAGCACCCAGACCCTAAGGACTTTCCGAAAATATCGCTGATATGGAAGTCAATCCCTTCCCAACTGGCAAGGGAGAATAAGAAGTTTATCTATAAGGTTGTTAAGGAAGGAGCAAGGGCCAGAGAATACGAGGATGCCCTGCAATGGCTTTGCGATGCAAACCTAACTTATAAGATATACCGCAGTACCGCGCCGGGTTTGCCAATTTCGGCTTATGACGATTTATCTGCCTTCAAGTTATATATGGCAGATGTAGGACTGTTGCGCCGCTTATCCCTTTTAGCCCCTTCTGCCTTTGGCGAGGGCAATCGGCTGTTTGTGGAATTTAAAGGTGCTTTAAGTGAGAATTATGTCCTGCAGGCGCTGCAAAACCAGTTTGAAGTCATGCCACGCTATTGGACGATGGACAATCCGCGGTATGAAGTTGACTTTCTAATCCAGAGAGAAAACGAGATTTTACCGGTGGAAGTAAAATCGGAGAGCAATGTGGAAAGCCGGAGCCTGAAAAAGTACAAAGAAAAATACGAAGATAAGGTAAAGCTTCGTGTCCGGTTTTCATTGAATAACCCGCGCCTTGATGATGACCTGCTGAATATACCGTTGTTTATGGCCGATCATGCGGATAGGATTATCGGGATGGCTTTGGAGCGGATTTAA
- a CDS encoding class I SAM-dependent methyltransferase, which produces MMQQDRLYDIWWQNLEEGEQQMEERHLRGWKEVINLIQEQDLSDMTVLDFGCNQGGFLRHLYQVKPFKEGMGIDLAQQSIAVANSRKGDLPLTYVATNTPEQYTNKFNLAVSQAVIYLIKDLKSHAWKIKQMLKPGGVYYATYTDLNDNPSLQHFTIWINENSLVESNAHTLDFIAETFASEGFNVEIQRRHPQGFIDVSRKKDGFLRIADRMKATYEQAYIFRFVLTDK; this is translated from the coding sequence ATGATGCAGCAAGACAGGCTTTATGACATATGGTGGCAAAATCTCGAAGAAGGCGAGCAGCAAATGGAAGAAAGACATCTAAGAGGCTGGAAAGAAGTCATCAATTTAATTCAGGAGCAGGATCTGTCTGATATGACAGTGCTTGACTTTGGCTGTAATCAGGGAGGATTTTTGCGCCATTTATATCAAGTCAAACCCTTTAAAGAGGGTATGGGTATTGATCTGGCACAGCAGTCAATAGCTGTCGCTAATTCTCGTAAAGGTGATTTGCCGCTTACTTATGTTGCAACAAATACTCCGGAGCAGTACACCAACAAATTTAACCTTGCTGTAAGTCAGGCTGTAATTTATTTAATTAAAGACCTAAAAAGCCACGCCTGGAAGATTAAGCAGATGTTAAAACCCGGTGGAGTGTATTATGCCACTTACACTGATTTAAATGACAATCCCAGTCTGCAGCATTTTACCATATGGATTAATGAAAACAGTCTGGTAGAGTCCAATGCCCATACACTGGACTTTATTGCCGAAACCTTCGCATCAGAGGGTTTCAACGTGGAAATTCAACGTCGCCATCCTCAAGGTTTTATCGATGTTTCCCGCAAAAAAGACGGCTTTTTACGCATTGCTGATAGAATGAAAGCCACCTATGAGCAGGCATACATATTTCGCTTCGTGCTGACTGATAAATAA
- a CDS encoding RNA-guided endonuclease InsQ/TnpB family protein: MQIVYRFEMRPTKEQQKKMFHTLKLCRKLYNWSLSERQRVYKETGQGLTYNKQQNMLPGYTKEHLEYKQVHSQVMQDTLRRVDFAYQRFFAKEAGYPRFKNRDHYTSFTYPQVDAVKKTFSKPGKIYLSKIGFVKMTTHREFDASQISRVNIKYHGGKWYANLTAEVEVLENLIDSTKSIGIDVGLEHFAVLSDSTEIGTPKYYRKSERKLAKQQRRLSRKKKGSNNRGKAKTKVAKLHAKITNQRKDFLHKASLDVVQSHDIVFMEDLKSKNMVKNHYLAKSIHDASWGTFRNFVEYKCHRYGKIFLPVPPHGTSQTCLCGANVPKDLSVRVHRCPACGMVMPRDLVSAILIERRGLEMLAA; the protein is encoded by the coding sequence TTGCAAATTGTCTACCGGTTTGAAATGCGTCCGACCAAAGAGCAACAGAAAAAAATGTTTCACACACTAAAACTTTGCCGGAAACTCTATAACTGGTCTTTATCTGAGCGTCAGCGTGTGTATAAAGAAACCGGCCAAGGGTTGACATATAATAAACAGCAGAATATGCTGCCGGGCTATACAAAAGAACATCTGGAATACAAGCAAGTTCACAGTCAGGTAATGCAGGATACTTTGCGCCGGGTAGACTTTGCCTATCAGCGGTTTTTTGCCAAAGAAGCCGGATACCCCCGGTTCAAAAACCGTGACCATTACACATCATTTACCTATCCCCAGGTGGATGCTGTAAAGAAAACTTTCTCTAAGCCGGGTAAAATCTATCTCTCTAAGATTGGTTTTGTAAAAATGACAACTCACCGGGAATTTGATGCCAGTCAAATATCCAGGGTTAACATAAAGTATCACGGTGGTAAGTGGTACGCTAATTTGACTGCCGAAGTGGAAGTACTCGAAAATCTTATCGACAGTACCAAATCCATTGGAATAGACGTGGGCCTTGAACATTTTGCTGTATTGTCTGATAGTACAGAAATAGGAACCCCAAAATACTATCGTAAATCAGAAAGGAAGTTAGCCAAACAACAGCGAAGACTTTCTCGCAAAAAGAAAGGTTCTAACAACCGAGGGAAAGCCAAAACTAAAGTGGCTAAACTTCATGCTAAGATAACTAATCAACGAAAAGACTTTCTACACAAGGCCAGTCTAGACGTGGTTCAGAGCCATGATATTGTCTTCATGGAAGATCTAAAGAGCAAGAACATGGTCAAAAACCACTACCTAGCTAAAAGCATACATGATGCTTCATGGGGTACATTCAGAAACTTTGTTGAGTATAAATGTCACAGATATGGTAAAATATTTCTTCCTGTCCCTCCTCATGGCACTTCCCAGACATGTCTTTGTGGTGCCAATGTGCCAAAGGATTTGAGTGTCAGAGTGCACCGGTGTCCTGCTTGTGGAATGGTTATGCCCAGGGATTTGGTGTCAGCCATATTGATAGAACGTCGTGGCTTAGAAATGCTAGCGGCTTAG
- the tnpA gene encoding IS200/IS605 family transposase has product MSKLDTNSHSVFLLTYHLILVVKYRRKVINDTIANRIKEIGEYIAPKYNISFLEYNHDKDHTRILFKAHPNTEISKYINAFKSASSRLIKKEFPEVRKQLWKEYFWSQSFCLLTTGGAPIEVIKKYIETQGEKR; this is encoded by the coding sequence TTGAGCAAACTTGATACAAATAGCCACTCGGTCTTCTTACTCACATATCATCTGATTTTGGTAGTAAAATATCGCAGAAAAGTTATAAACGACACAATAGCAAACCGTATCAAAGAAATTGGTGAGTATATTGCACCAAAATATAATATTAGTTTTCTTGAATACAACCATGACAAAGATCACACACGCATATTGTTCAAGGCTCACCCTAATACGGAAATTTCTAAGTACATCAATGCATTCAAAAGTGCATCATCCAGACTTATTAAAAAGGAGTTTCCGGAAGTTAGAAAGCAGCTGTGGAAAGAATATTTTTGGTCGCAAAGTTTTTGTCTTCTAACTACAGGTGGTGCACCCATTGAAGTAATTAAGAAGTACATTGAAACCCAGGGTGAAAAGAGGTGA
- a CDS encoding HNH endonuclease signature motif containing protein, which translates to MPAWRKLRLSVLKEEPLCRECAKKGRLTPATQVDQIDGDVVNLARENLQPLCQSCHSRKTSRENDHPNAVLERPMPED; encoded by the coding sequence GTGCCCGCCTGGCGTAAGCTGAGGTTATCGGTCCTCAAAGAGGAACCCCTTTGCCGTGAGTGTGCAAAGAAAGGCCGGCTTACCCCTGCTACCCAGGTCGACCAAATTGACGGCGACGTGGTTAACTTGGCCAGAGAGAACCTCCAGCCTCTTTGCCAGTCGTGCCACTCAAGGAAGACGTCCAGGGAAAATGACCACCCAAATGCAGTGCTCGAACGGCCTATGCCGGAAGATTAA
- a CDS encoding type II toxin-antitoxin system Phd/YefM family antitoxin: MNSLVPISRFNKGEANKIFDEVKEAGFKIVLKNNTPTCVLLTPEVYEQMLETIEEYRLLLEAEKRMENTSSDDLVPQDKVLAELGINKTDLDNVEVELE; this comes from the coding sequence ATGAATTCTTTGGTACCAATATCCCGCTTTAACAAAGGCGAAGCTAACAAAATCTTTGATGAAGTTAAGGAAGCTGGATTTAAGATTGTGTTGAAAAATAATACGCCGACTTGTGTACTCTTAACGCCCGAAGTTTACGAACAAATGCTTGAAACGATAGAGGAATACCGGTTGTTACTGGAAGCGGAAAAACGTATGGAGAATACAAGTTCTGATGACTTAGTCCCGCAAGACAAAGTGTTAGCCGAGCTTGGTATAAACAAAACAGACTTGGATAATGTAGAAGTGGAGCTTGAGTAA
- a CDS encoding heavy metal translocating P-type ATPase: MIGRYTNVSKYRELLMMREFYLVFSGIVLIIASFLLEKRAYILPADILALTAVAILGGPIILGAARGLLKKELNVDELVSLAMIASVLTGDYLPAAVVALIMVLGSLMEEFTAQKARSAINALIQLGSDQATAIRDGAEISVPLQEIHLGDRVIIRSGEKVPVDGVVVRGNASINQASLTGESLPVDKTIGDSVYAGSVSYSGMIVIEVQKVGEDTALGKLIRLVQDAESQKAPILRVADHYAKYFTPVIITLSFLVYLFSGDLQRAITVLIVGCPCAFILSAPTAVVSALGNASRNGILIKGGAILEEVSRIAVIVFDKTGTLTIGRPVVAGINPLNGLTQDYVLSVAAAAEKYSEHPLARAILEAAEQKKLSIGEPEMFKNIVGEGVTSQVHGKNIFVGTESGEQNVERLNLMGTETEAGVKVLTVKENNIAIGNIYIKDRLRPVVPVLVKALQDFNLKKILMLTGDDYSVAVHIAGASGIKEFYAGLLPEQKLKHIRQLQESGYKVAMVGDGINDAPSLAAADIGIAMGAMGTDVAMEAADIALLSDDLTKLPYLLRLGRSTIKTINFNIAFAVVFNGLALIASGAGLLNPIMGAITHNIGSLLVVLNSARLIALKTDKSWPVNQPI, encoded by the coding sequence GTGATAGGCAGATATACAAATGTCAGTAAGTATCGGGAATTATTGATGATGAGAGAGTTTTATTTGGTTTTTTCAGGAATTGTACTCATTATAGCCAGTTTTTTGCTGGAAAAAAGGGCTTACATTTTGCCTGCCGATATACTGGCGTTAACGGCAGTGGCAATACTGGGGGGACCGATTATTCTGGGTGCGGCCAGAGGTTTGCTGAAAAAGGAGCTTAACGTTGATGAATTGGTTAGTCTGGCTATGATTGCCTCGGTGTTAACAGGCGACTATTTGCCGGCAGCAGTGGTGGCCCTGATTATGGTTTTAGGCTCATTGATGGAAGAGTTTACCGCTCAAAAAGCCAGATCAGCCATAAACGCACTTATACAACTGGGTTCTGATCAGGCTACTGCCATACGGGACGGTGCTGAGATTTCCGTGCCGTTACAGGAAATACATCTGGGTGACAGGGTAATTATTCGCTCCGGCGAGAAGGTTCCTGTGGATGGTGTTGTTGTTCGTGGCAATGCTTCCATTAACCAAGCCTCACTTACCGGAGAGTCCTTACCTGTGGATAAAACAATAGGTGATTCTGTTTATGCCGGTTCAGTAAGCTATTCCGGGATGATAGTGATAGAAGTACAAAAGGTGGGGGAAGATACAGCTTTAGGCAAATTGATCCGGCTGGTTCAAGATGCTGAAAGCCAAAAGGCCCCGATTTTAAGAGTAGCCGATCATTATGCCAAATATTTTACCCCGGTTATTATAACCCTTAGTTTCCTGGTGTATCTCTTTTCAGGGGATTTGCAACGTGCAATTACGGTACTTATTGTTGGTTGTCCCTGCGCCTTTATTCTTTCTGCCCCCACGGCCGTAGTATCGGCTCTGGGCAATGCGTCCAGAAACGGAATACTTATTAAAGGCGGTGCAATTTTAGAGGAAGTATCCAGAATTGCTGTTATCGTTTTTGACAAGACAGGTACACTTACTATCGGCAGGCCTGTGGTTGCCGGGATTAATCCCTTAAACGGACTTACGCAAGATTACGTGCTTTCTGTAGCGGCCGCGGCGGAGAAATATTCCGAACATCCTTTAGCCCGAGCTATTCTTGAAGCCGCGGAGCAAAAGAAATTGTCTATAGGCGAACCGGAAATGTTTAAAAATATCGTTGGTGAGGGTGTAACTTCACAGGTTCACGGTAAAAATATTTTTGTTGGTACCGAGTCTGGAGAACAAAACGTAGAGCGGTTAAATCTAATGGGAACAGAAACTGAGGCTGGAGTTAAAGTTCTTACAGTAAAAGAAAACAACATAGCAATCGGAAATATATACATAAAAGATAGGCTGCGCCCTGTTGTGCCGGTTTTAGTAAAAGCTTTGCAGGACTTTAATCTTAAAAAAATCCTAATGTTAACCGGAGATGATTACTCTGTGGCAGTTCATATCGCCGGAGCAAGCGGCATTAAAGAGTTTTACGCCGGGCTTTTGCCGGAGCAAAAATTAAAACATATAAGACAACTGCAAGAGTCAGGCTATAAAGTGGCAATGGTTGGTGACGGAATAAACGATGCCCCTTCTTTGGCTGCAGCGGATATCGGTATTGCTATGGGAGCCATGGGGACAGATGTGGCTATGGAAGCTGCGGATATCGCCCTGTTGAGTGATGATCTGACAAAACTGCCCTATCTGTTGCGACTGGGCAGGTCTACTATAAAAACTATTAATTTTAATATAGCTTTTGCTGTGGTTTTTAACGGATTGGCTCTGATTGCCTCGGGTGCGGGTTTATTAAATCCAATAATGGGAGCAATTACTCATAATATAGGGTCGCTTCTGGTTGTTCTAAATTCAGCTCGACTTATTGCATTGAAAACGGATAAGTCATGGCCAGTTAACCAACCAATTTGA
- a CDS encoding MarR family winged helix-turn-helix transcriptional regulator, with amino-acid sequence MKAIEELTDELLLFFNGFASWESSVIRSSDLTVSEAHAIEVLGQYGKMNMKNLAQKLGVTTGTTTVTVDRLEKKDYAKRETTREDRRVNLISLTEKGMRAFAEHHNFHLNLTEQMVSNLSEEEIEQFHKILKKINAETF; translated from the coding sequence ATGAAAGCTATTGAAGAACTAACCGATGAGCTTTTACTTTTTTTTAACGGTTTTGCCTCATGGGAAAGCTCGGTAATTCGTTCCAGTGACTTGACTGTTTCTGAGGCTCATGCCATTGAAGTGCTGGGGCAGTATGGAAAGATGAATATGAAGAACTTGGCCCAAAAATTAGGCGTAACCACTGGGACCACAACTGTTACAGTAGATAGATTGGAAAAAAAGGATTATGCCAAACGTGAAACAACTAGGGAAGACAGGCGGGTCAATCTGATCAGTTTGACGGAGAAGGGAATGAGAGCCTTTGCAGAACATCACAATTTCCACCTTAATTTAACAGAGCAAATGGTATCCAACCTGTCTGAAGAAGAAATTGAGCAGTTTCACAAAATTCTTAAAAAAATAAATGCCGAGACTTTTTAA
- a CDS encoding type II TA system antitoxin MqsA family protein: MDGKMTFCEECRKDVAYSLKSVSTTGALKGEEYEFAGKKAICAECGAEVYAAEIEDENLKILYDAYRQKNGIISFEKILEIPQKYNIGKRPLSLLLGWGEMTFTRYCDGDMPTKQYSDVLRRIYEEPAFYLSLLEESKGNLKSLMAYEKSKRATVELLGEQKNETSKVDKVIGYLLFRCEDITPLALQKALYYIQGFYYAFMDSFLFTEDCEAWVHGPVYREIYNRYSSYRFDPIESNDEFDVSVFTDAEKAVIDSIIQNFCCYSGKILERFTHSEMPWIKTRGNLPADTHSNRKISKEIIGEYFIAVKQKYNMLMPNDIENYTQVMFKRSIKS; encoded by the coding sequence ATGGATGGGAAAATGACATTTTGTGAGGAATGCAGAAAAGATGTTGCCTATTCATTGAAAAGTGTTTCTACGACAGGCGCATTAAAAGGTGAAGAATATGAATTTGCCGGAAAGAAGGCGATATGTGCCGAATGTGGTGCTGAAGTCTATGCAGCCGAAATTGAGGATGAGAATCTAAAAATATTGTATGATGCTTATCGTCAAAAAAACGGGATCATTTCGTTTGAGAAAATCTTGGAGATTCCACAAAAGTACAACATTGGAAAACGTCCACTCTCCTTGCTTTTAGGTTGGGGAGAAATGACGTTTACCCGCTATTGTGACGGTGATATGCCGACAAAGCAGTATTCCGATGTACTGCGGAGAATTTATGAGGAACCGGCTTTTTATCTGTCACTGCTGGAAGAAAGCAAAGGAAACCTGAAATCTCTAATGGCGTATGAAAAGAGCAAACGCGCCACTGTAGAATTGCTTGGTGAACAAAAAAATGAGACGTCTAAAGTAGATAAGGTCATCGGTTACCTGTTGTTCCGGTGCGAAGATATTACACCGCTGGCATTGCAGAAAGCTCTTTATTATATTCAGGGTTTCTATTATGCATTTATGGACAGTTTCTTGTTTACAGAGGATTGCGAAGCTTGGGTACATGGCCCGGTTTACCGGGAAATCTATAACCGTTATTCGAGTTACCGTTTTGACCCAATTGAAAGCAACGATGAATTTGATGTTTCTGTGTTTACGGATGCGGAAAAAGCCGTTATTGACAGTATTATTCAGAACTTTTGCTGTTACAGTGGGAAAATACTGGAGCGGTTTACGCACTCTGAAATGCCTTGGATCAAAACGCGTGGCAATCTGCCTGCTGACACACATTCTAACCGCAAAATCAGCAAAGAGATTATCGGTGAGTATTTTATTGCTGTAAAGCAAAAGTACAATATGTTAATGCCCAATGACATTGAGAATTATACTCAGGTTATGTTTAAAAGGTCAATCAAAAGTTGA
- a CDS encoding MerR family transcriptional regulator, translating to MENHISIGKAAKYLGVSINTLRVWEKKKMLLKAVKETNSALVIIEYKDRLARFGYAYLEKYISDFGGHIVVIEKKLSKVIESEVTASEDNGDGDNPGTDS from the coding sequence ATGGAAAACCATATAAGTATTGGCAAAGCAGCTAAATATTTAGGGGTTAGTATTAATACTTTACGTGTTTGGGAAAAGAAAAAGATGTTACTTAAGGCTGTAAAGGAGACTAATAGCGCCTTAGTAATTATTGAGTATAAAGACCGTTTAGCACGGTTCGGTTATGCCTACTTAGAGAAATACATTAGCGACTTTGGCGGGCATATTGTAGTAATAGAAAAAAAGCTGTCAAAGGTCATTGAAAGCGAGGTGACTGCCAGTGAAGACAACGGCGATGGGGATAATCCCGGAACTGACAGCTAA
- a CDS encoding iron chaperone produces the protein MWKCPKCGREFKNTEQDHFCVKPNSIDEYIAAQPEDVRPLLQNIREAIHAAAPEATEKISWQMPTFWQDENLIHFAAFKKHIGLYPGGEATSEFAKRLAGYKTSKGAIQLPLGKPIDYELITDIVRWRTKRKAKGSEIL, from the coding sequence ATGTGGAAATGTCCGAAGTGCGGTCGTGAATTTAAAAACACGGAACAAGATCACTTTTGTGTAAAACCAAACAGTATTGACGAATATATCGCGGCACAACCGGAAGATGTGCGGCCTCTGTTACAAAATATCCGCGAAGCTATCCACGCAGCTGCGCCGGAAGCCACGGAGAAGATCTCGTGGCAGATGCCGACATTCTGGCAGGACGAAAACCTCATCCACTTTGCGGCATTCAAAAAACATATTGGGCTGTATCCCGGCGGCGAAGCTACGTCTGAGTTTGCGAAGCGGCTCGCAGGATATAAGACTTCCAAGGGAGCGATCCAGTTGCCACTTGGCAAGCCAATCGATTATGAACTCATCACCGATATTGTGCGGTGGAGAACAAAGCGGAAAGCGAAAGGGAGTGAAATTCTATGA
- a CDS encoding DUF2200 domain-containing protein, giving the protein MTNERVYKMAFSTVYPLLVQKAERKGRIKSEVDAVICWLTGYDDSGLQVQIVKNVDYETFFNEAPQINPNAAKISGVICGHRVEEIKDPLMQKIRWLDKLVDELAKGKPVEKVLR; this is encoded by the coding sequence ATGACAAATGAGCGCGTATATAAGATGGCGTTTTCGACCGTCTACCCGCTGCTTGTTCAAAAGGCGGAGCGCAAAGGGCGTATCAAATCCGAGGTTGATGCCGTGATTTGCTGGTTGACGGGATATGACGATTCTGGCTTGCAAGTGCAAATTGTGAAGAATGTAGACTACGAAACTTTCTTTAACGAAGCCCCACAGATAAATCCGAACGCTGCCAAAATTTCAGGTGTGATTTGCGGGCACCGTGTCGAAGAAATCAAAGACCCACTCATGCAGAAAATCAGGTGGCTTGACAAACTGGTGGATGAATTGGCAAAAGGAAAGCCAGTGGAAAAGGTTTTGAGATAG
- a CDS encoding IS1634 family transposase, whose translation MDLQPILEQLAKLPPEILMKIMPELKVEVPKADPSGAVLIGVFLARSLGIGKIIDNFIGEEYVTYEHLREDRANGSKCRVSTGLACEIMVGDMLGRNKDLTRLYKFEEACENWQVETILGIPSEKFNDDKMGRALDAINSNAKYMANVLQDIVLSASKKFGVPLNTFYNDTSSIPVSGVMEDNDKVQYGYGGLPGLKQLILNLTIASGASLPVTSSIDSGNVQGGTTFERSFEKVKEITDDQEFEMIIDRGILTQDNMHLMLTNSNQKAFFIGPLKDELSKNWVLEQLNEAKKDDFAAIDYRSKKEIERNLPRHYEALETKYTFKVKLEPPSEGSKNKKQLKKSKRIFATHTIRAVIYCDLNKKPKEQERRQKRITSTEDALVELNGKLNKRNLITKEACEKAVDNIFKGQPEMRRLFNVTIKLNQHNAIVMSWSKDEAIIPELEKTDGIFVLLTNHDKEKVDANELLTRYRGRNDIEISFRFLKGSLDLQQVFLRNPERVDAYCFLKVLAMLVLNLAAWLLAKNGKKMSPQKLQRELGDLTISEQRLQPIGIHHWNGTNIPNTIDVLVNLFNLPHPLELIEVINSAINFSYHIEKWFKDNFRK comes from the coding sequence ATGGACTTACAACCTATTTTAGAACAACTAGCTAAATTACCCCCCGAAATATTGATGAAGATAATGCCCGAATTAAAAGTAGAAGTTCCGAAGGCAGATCCCTCAGGTGCAGTACTTATCGGTGTCTTTTTAGCAAGAAGCCTGGGCATCGGTAAAATAATTGACAACTTTATAGGCGAAGAATATGTTACTTATGAGCATCTACGTGAAGACAGAGCCAACGGTTCTAAATGTCGGGTAAGTACTGGTTTGGCATGTGAAATAATGGTTGGCGACATGCTGGGCAGAAATAAAGATCTCACCCGTTTATATAAATTTGAAGAAGCTTGTGAAAACTGGCAAGTCGAAACAATACTCGGTATACCGTCCGAAAAATTTAATGATGACAAAATGGGTAGAGCCCTTGACGCTATAAACTCAAATGCAAAATATATGGCTAATGTATTGCAGGATATTGTTTTATCAGCATCCAAGAAATTTGGAGTTCCACTTAACACTTTTTACAATGACACATCCTCCATTCCAGTCTCTGGTGTTATGGAGGATAACGATAAAGTTCAATACGGGTATGGTGGTCTACCGGGTTTAAAACAATTAATCCTTAATCTTACGATAGCCTCTGGTGCATCTTTGCCGGTAACATCATCAATTGATTCCGGTAATGTTCAAGGCGGTACGACTTTTGAGCGTTCATTCGAGAAGGTTAAAGAGATTACCGATGACCAAGAATTTGAGATGATTATTGATCGTGGTATCCTAACCCAAGATAATATGCATTTGATGCTTACTAATAGCAACCAAAAGGCCTTTTTTATAGGTCCACTCAAGGATGAGCTATCAAAGAATTGGGTCTTAGAGCAATTAAATGAGGCTAAAAAAGATGATTTTGCTGCTATTGACTATCGCTCTAAGAAAGAAATAGAAAGAAATCTACCCAGACACTACGAGGCGTTAGAGACAAAATATACGTTTAAGGTAAAACTTGAGCCTCCCTCAGAGGGTAGTAAGAACAAAAAGCAACTCAAAAAAAGTAAGCGAATATTTGCGACACATACTATAAGGGCGGTTATTTATTGTGATTTAAACAAAAAACCTAAGGAACAAGAGCGTCGTCAAAAGCGTATAACCAGCACAGAAGATGCATTAGTAGAACTAAATGGTAAGCTCAACAAACGTAACTTAATTACGAAGGAAGCCTGTGAAAAAGCAGTAGATAATATTTTTAAAGGGCAGCCTGAAATGCGTAGGCTGTTTAATGTAACAATTAAACTAAATCAACATAATGCTATTGTTATGTCCTGGTCAAAAGATGAAGCTATAATTCCAGAGCTTGAGAAAACCGACGGTATCTTTGTGCTTTTAACCAACCATGACAAAGAGAAGGTTGATGCTAATGAACTGCTTACCCGCTATCGTGGTAGGAACGACATCGAAATCAGTTTTAGGTTTTTGAAGGGTTCTCTTGATTTACAACAAGTATTCCTTCGCAATCCTGAAAGAGTAGATGCCTATTGCTTTTTAAAAGTATTGGCTATGCTTGTGCTTAATTTAGCAGCCTGGCTGTTAGCTAAAAATGGCAAAAAGATGTCTCCCCAAAAATTACAGAGAGAACTTGGCGACCTAACTATCTCAGAACAAAGGTTGCAGCCTATTGGTATACACCATTGGAATGGGACGAATATTCCTAATACTATTGATGTATTGGTTAATCTGTTTAACTTACCACATCCACTTGAATTAATAGAGGTTATTAATTCAGCAATCAATTTTTCTTATCATATTGAGAAATGGTTTAAGGATAATTTTAGAAAATAA